The genomic window GTCCCtatataactttattatataaatataaatctaaaaacagaacttacaattacgaaaataatcaaaaaaactgttcaagggctgAACAGAAATCCCATCCGCGTCACTGcgtctaaaaaaatttataatttgcaggatactactccaaaaaaattctgaaatttcgtAGTAAGCTAAAAAGATCtcgatctacaatttttttctattctgatctcttccaaattccatctctatatcttcgaaataaattagagatctcTCATGTGCTAACAGAGACTTTCCGAATTTTTATCCtcaaactaaaatcaaatcaattctcaccaaaccctaaccctaactagtaacatgtcacaaacaaCCATAATaaagagcaataacaaaaactcataaccttacctcaacaataacagtgaaatGAAATCCGTGACGATGAGACCCTTCTCCCTCGTCCCTCAAATGCCGACATCACTcgcaaaaaggaagagaaagagatgacgtaagtctctctctctttttccccctatgatctaaaaaccgaaaaatttgaagagacggctaggggttttgagaccaaaacaaaaaaacaaaaatcaatggctaagattgaaagtaaaaccaacggctaggattaagagataaaagcaatggctaggatttgattaaggggtggggctcacaaatccatttctaaaatgaattagcaacggattaaaaacggaaaatgttgtttgtaaactataatttttatccCTGGATCAggcaatcattgttcatttttcaGTGTTGATTACATCATATGACAAAGCTCTTTAAGACTTGTCAAGCCTTCTCATTTTGTTGTTACCTTGCCGGAACTGTGAAAGGAAGTATTAATCTGGATGTTGAATGCTATTGCAAACATTGTGATAATAGAAATGATCTTATGGAGCATATGACAAAGCTCTTCAAGGCTTTTCAATATGTGAACCCTTCCAAAGATATTGAGAAAATGTTGAACTTGGTTTTGCATCTATTGCATGAGTCCTAACATATCCTAGTTAAGAACTTGCTCACTTCCATGGAATTGGTTCTGGCAAAGGTGATAAGATTACAACTTTTTATTTTGAGGTAATTGAATTCCGATGCTTATGATGCCATAAGCTTGATGCTGTTCGTTTCAGCTTAAACGTGGATTCTCCGTCTAAGAGATCTGGAAATTGGAAGACAACGCCTTGAATTTTACTTCAGGTTAGCTGTTACTGCGAACTTTATTATTTCAAGATCTGTGTTTCACTTAGTAAATCTATATGactttgttttgctttctttgcTAATATCAAAACACAGTGCTGAGgctaaatccaaaaataaaaaataaaaagaaaagcacAAATCCTCTCCTGGTTGAGACTCCTCCGCTACCTGTCATCGGACAGCTGAGGCTATATCAAATAGCCTCCACCAATTGctatatgaaaacacaaatggTTGAGGTGCTAGTGGATGGCGGCACCGAAGTTGATGGGTTCAAGTGCTGGTGGACAACAGCTGAGCACCAGCAACGCTGGTAGCGATGGCGCCTACCATGGACGTCAGCAATCAGTGCCACTGGATGCATCGATTGGCAAAGGTACACACCCGGGTAGAGGAGATTCCTGATTGAAGAAGATGCCCGATTGGATGAGATTCCCGCCCATGAGATGCTCACGATAGGTTAACATTAGTTTCATGTTCAAATCAAGGTTTCAATTAACTAATATTACTTGTTAGAAGGGTAATTACAAGCAAAAGAATTTTgtgcattattttattattattaatttttttaatcccaGGCAAACGGGAAATATGATGAGTGTCAGGAGAAAGGACttctttcttccaaaatagATAATACAAGGACTCCCAAAAGgcgaaaaataataaagagactAAATAGCCATTTTGAATTAATATAGGGACTAAACTGAGTATTATACCACCATAGagtagggaaaaaaacataatagcaGTTCAATATGAGGATCATAttctattttaatataacatttcatctaaaagaagaaagaaaacaaaacacttTTGTgagctaataataatataaagaacTTTTATGAGGAAAATTCCTCACTTGGGCTCATGGAACTTAACAAGATTTTCAGTTCTCTCATATCATTTAGAAGTTCTTTATTTTCTGAAGTCCCACGCTCAATATTGATGTCCAAAGCTGCAATTATTCAAAAGATTGATATCAATGAGATAATTCAATAggataaaaaatattgaattaaaacaaaatgtaGAACCACATAaaccttttatcttttttggccAAAATCTTTAAAAAGAAATGCCCTcaacttcaaaaacaaaaaaaaactctatttttgtttctttacaaAGTGCACTATTAAATATGGAAGAAGAATTATTACACATGACATTTTAACTATTATGTTACGCTTGGATTATTATATCCAAATTAGATGAGAAACCCTCCATTTCTAGAAAGAATAAAGAAGCcatttactttttttacatGATCGTAGTGAGCTGCTAAAcagtgaaataaaaattttggtgTATCAAATACCATCCAAGAATGGCATTTGCTTTGAGTTGGGAAGAAATCATTATGGGTAAACCCAGGTCTTTCACCTTCGATTTTATCAAATGATTAGAAATATTACCATATGCTATCAACCCTCTCTATCATAGCCAATTTTAATTGGTTCTGataatcttttattattgattatactTACACCTTGAGCTTTCATTGATACTATTTACCAAATTCAAAAGGTTTTCATTGACTTCATATTAATGAGTTGTATTGTTGATCGAAAAGTTTTATTTCGTTTCTTTTTTCTGCTAAATAACAAGCAATTTTGACAGGCAGAGGAATTCCAAAAAGGGAACCTGCATGCAATCATGATCATGTTCCCTAATCATAAGCTTCCACATGAGTTTTCTAAATGATGCCTTCAGCTAGACCAACCTTATTCGTTGGGATCAAACATTTCAGTCACAAGAACAACAAACTTATTGTTTTGATCTCTAAATGAACTCCTAGgacaatatttgttttttccaaGATTCAAGAAACATTCATCATAATCAAATGGTTCTGCATATCTGTTATACAGCAGTACTTGCTCCTAATTTGTTATTCCAATTTCTGTGTAATTTCCTAGTGTTTGCTAAAATTGGGCATACTTTTAGAGGACTAGGATTAGCATTCAGCTTTTTGGCAAACCAGAGATTCTAGAAACTAATATCATGTGCATGCATATGAGAATATGACACCTCCTACCCATTAGGTCAACAGGACCATATCTTGCCAACAATAGCGAGGAATGCATTAATGGGCATAGACACTTAGAAACTAGTAGTATATATCGAAAAACTGCATATCTATTATTGAAGAATATCTTAGGTGATGCATCAGGAAACtacatattattatttcttctaacCAAAGCAATAAATCGCAGACCATGCTTAAGGAGTCTAATAATCATGGTTCTCCATGTATTGTTATATATAATCATGTCATTCATTTTTTACAGATTTGACAAAATTGTTGTTGGCTTTACAGAATATCTCACATGCTAAATTGGCCTTATGTTCCAACAATGGAAGTTCAGCAAAATAGTAATCAGAAGCAGCAATCAGCAACAATTAGGGTTCAATATGATATATGAAGGCTATAAATAAGCCCAGCCATCGGCCCTATAGCATCAATAGAGTTATTATTCTAATTGGTTCTCTACATTCTTCCTAGTTTTCCACATCAATAATGTTCCCTTTGGAGTTTGCTTAATCCTGTGTAAATCCAAACACCTTCAAGAAAAGAAATCACAAATATTTATTGTTCCAACTCATCTACACAGGGTGAATAAGCTACACTAAAGGTTTAGTTGGCATAGCTTTTCAAATATCTAAAAGAATTTTGCAACAAATGAAAGCTTTGAGATCAGATAAATTGACTGTTTAGCAATTTAAGACCAGAGCTTTCAAGTAGCTAAAAGCTCAAAATGAACAATAACTGATTTTACACAAATGCAAAAAATTAAGAGTTTTTACAAGAAGCTCTTTGCATAAGTTCCTGTTTTAAAAAGAGCCATTCAAACTCCATGTGAAACATACCCCAAGTCAGCATGTTACTggattatgatgaaataaaaatttgcaGTTCTTTAAACATTGAATCATTTGTAATGCATATAGTTTAATAGTTATGTACATTGGCATTAGTTATGGCAGCACAATATTATAGTTTTCTTGATACATTGACCCCCGATTAATTATCTGATCTATAATTTTGTCTGACAACATTTCGATTTAGTTTCATCAAATTATTTctcacaaaaacaaataaaagaatcaGGAAAAAGGGTACCATTTTATCTTCATAATTCCCTATagtcaatcaaaatttaagaTATTTACACTACCAAGCATAGCATTCCTGAAGATTGTCACACAAAAATAGTACCAGCCAGCCTTATGTATAAGGTGAGAATGTAAAAAACTATGATTATCAAGAGTAAAAAATTCAAAGACAACCAGAGAGAATCTTTcactaaatttttataaaatcatttgacatgaaagaaaaagagaataaaatattacCAGAATTAGATATCTGAATTTCTTCGAGAATTTCACCCAAACAATCCTTCGTGGAATTCTGTAGGGCATCAATCTTCATATTCAAggtatccttttctttttcaaggGTCTCTTTCTCAGATAACAAAATTGTTAACTCCTTATTCTCTGCTGATAGAGCCTTTGCTTGAAACTGACTGCTAAAAAGAAGGAACTGATCCCTGTGATGGAAAAGTAAGACAGGTCATCCTAATTCTTGTAATCAACTAAAATaacatttgtaaaaaataattacttttaGTTTGACAAAATAAATGCATTGAGTGTTGAGGGATGCACAAAATAATGTTGAACcatgtaaaaataatttcagaTGTTAactgataaaaaataatttaacaccTAAAATTTTTGTTGACGAATCATGCACTGAATGGTGAAGAATCATGCATTGGTCGGGGTTTTCTAAACTTCACCCAAAAGACATTAATAcccttataatttaatttaatatgtaCTATTATTACTTCAAGGAAGTAGAGACCATCCCTCTCTTTAGCATGTCCAATCATCCTCTTGGTTCCCTGCATCTGAAGCACACAATGGGAAGGATAAAAAGTCCCATTACGATTACAATCAGTGGTGAGTGTTTCAATTAACAAAAGCTTGGTATTGGTACACAACTTTGTGACATGAACAACATTCTCAAGCACAGGCCATTCATTCACAAGAACATCTCCTTAACTAGCCACAGCTGTTATGGTTGTTTTCTTACTGCTAGGATACGGGGTGCATAAGACGAATGTCTGTGAGGAACAGTTCATGTGAACTGTAGCTCTAAGTCAACAACCCAACGCATTGCCAAACACCATCTGAAGCATTCAAAACACGGGAAAAGGAAttagaaaaatgagaataaatacCTGAAAATGCTAGAGATCAAGTCCTATTGTATGTGGTTTTTGTAAGGTTTTAAGCAGACTCCTCGATTTCTCAACTCTTCCCAGTTTAAGTCAGAATGTTAAGGTTAATCCTCATTGGCCAAGTGCAAGTCTGCCATATGTACTTGGCCCTTTTTCTGTTCACCTCTTTCTAACTATGCTTTATTCATATTCTGAGGTTCTCCAGGGAACTTCCAACATTTTTATTTGGTATGGTGACTTTCTTGCAATATCTACACAAGGAATCCTAGTTAACTTGTTTTAATAATTCCAGTTGCCCGACAACTTCACTAGGACACTCAATCATAaccctctttcttctttcttttgcaaGAACTAATTGCTATTGCCTCATTCAATGATCGTGACTCATCCTTTCTAAGTATTTGTACTCTTACAGCATCAAATTCAATATGTACCCCTGCAAGAAAATCGTAAATTTGGTCCTTTCCAACAAACTTATTGAGAATGGTTGCATCCTCACTGCATTTCGTCTGATTGCATTCATCATCATCCATCTCCTGCCATAAACCCTTCAAAATATTGGAATACTCACATGACTGATTTAGTTCCCCACTTGGTGGATGAGAGTTTTATTTCACTTCACAGATCTGTACAGCATCACTGACTTTTGAATACGTCTATTTGAAAGCACCCCATATCTCGTTGCCCGTGCTTTAAAACATACACATATTGCTAATTTTTGGCTGCATGTAATTCTATAACTAGGACATTACTGTAAAGTCTTGTTCATCTCAATCATCAAATCCAGGTGTTCTTGGGTTTGGACCAGTCCCAAGCAAATGACTCAGTTTCCCCCTCCCTTTCGGAAACATGTGAAATAATTATGACCATTGGAGATAATTGTTCCCCTTTAGTCTATTTTGCAATTTCCCCTGTTGAAGCAGGTCCAGTATAGGTTGAAGGTACATCTGGGGTGTTGCTTGCTACAGTTTTGAAAGGAATGATGTAGAGCAGAGGATTTGggcaaagaaaagaatgaatCAGGAGGGAATAAAAGTTGACAACTCTGTTTAACAGTGAAAAAAGTTTTAACAGAATTTGGATTTTAACAAAAGATTGAAAAAAAGTGACAATGAAGGCCAAGATGAAAATTGGGTCAATTAGGCATGAAAGCTCTAGGGCTTTGATACCACGATTGCAGTTGAAtccaaattaaataattcacataTATTGAATTGAGTTGAAATACTTGGGTGAATCAGTTTATATGAGGTAGAGGAAGTTTCCAACTTTCGAAACTATTGACTAATTCTGGGTCTAATTTATTCTAGGAATCACAATAACTTTCCTAAAAGATTACACAAAGTGCTTCCAATACTTCCTCTCTGGAAAATTCTAACACTGACAATCCAGCAATATTGGCTGAAGTGTTTGCCAAACTCTCCTTCCAATGATAGGAAACCGAAACTAACAAAATATGGGAAAGGAAAATATAAACTCTGTGCATGTGTATAATTGCAATAAGCCATGAACCAGCAAGAAAAGGGTCACTACTTTACTGTTCAATACAACATGATCCGTAACACATCAAGAGACTAAGTTCACCATTTCTATGTCATACACCTCCCTCTTCAATCCTGTTACTGGGTTCTGTCTCTTGACAGTAAcctatcttatttttaatatttttggtcTCGTGGTATTTTGAgtgaaataaaaatagcattgaaattatcttaaaaaaaaagttctcaGTTCTCCCCACTGAAGCATCCTAAAGTCGATGCAATAATATGTGGAACAAGATTGTGTTCTGAGGAGGTACAGTGGATGCTAGTTCTGCTTCTATAACTACAAGGATGAGGATTTTGAATCAAGATTGGCTGACCCAGCCAAGTTGACCCATGACTTAGACCGGCAACAAGTTTTGGACCATAACCAGGTCAAATATGATGCATGattcaattataataaaaattgtcTGACTCAAAGCCGAGTCACCTGAGTCTGCACTTGACTTGGTGACCCATCTTTGTCATGACTATAAGACGTATATGTATACGATGTGTACAGGAGTATACTTGTATCTTGTATAGTctctcttcctatatgtaggcCCAAAAGGTCATTCATGTTCTTTGTTCAAGTATAACAGACTTGATACATTCTCTCTCCCTCTCCTAACAATGACAAGTAATGTTAATTGATTTAGGCTTAAATTCAAAGTGAGGAAACC from Dioscorea cayenensis subsp. rotundata cultivar TDr96_F1 chromosome 9, TDr96_F1_v2_PseudoChromosome.rev07_lg8_w22 25.fasta, whole genome shotgun sequence includes these protein-coding regions:
- the LOC120268768 gene encoding uncharacterized protein LOC120268768, whose translation is MDDSGAILCQISAYKDLLDEVNEEIEQNIQKTREIESEIVKCLEVEQDSVTKESDLLKMLSMRDFELNGLVQIAATSRNSCESLACDLRLLQMNKDEIIKRISQKRDQFLLFSSQFQAKALSAENKELTILLSEKETLEKEKDTLNMKIDALQNSTKDCLGEILEEIQISNSALDINIERGTSENKELLNDMRELKILLSSMSPSEEFSS